In Oncorhynchus tshawytscha isolate Ot180627B linkage group LG01, Otsh_v2.0, whole genome shotgun sequence, the genomic stretch ATCTGGAGCCCGATGGAGCCCTCGGCAGTAGTATCCTTCAGCGTTTTAGGATTGTTGCTGCActgttttaaagtattttttgtttgtgtgtgtggcagaggtgTATGGTGGAGACTGTGGATGAGGATGGGTTGACAGCGGTCCATGTGGCAGCTGAGAGGGGCTGTGTAGAGGTGTGTTGGACACTGTTACAGAGATCCGGCTTCAGGATGCTGCACTTGAAGACCTATAGCGGACACACGCCTCTGGACCTCTGCAGGCAGGGAAAGACATTCAGGTGGGTCCCAATATCTATAACATTTACCTTCAAATTGGTTTTGTTCATTAGGCACAAAACGGGAAAAAACTGACCAAAATGTAATTTTTATTTTCATCTTGTGAAACATTTTTTAAACGTTTTCCATTGTGtaacctaatgaatacaacccaggaATTGTATTCCACTGTCAACGTCTTCTGTCCTTCTAACTGTCCCATTGCCATACCGTCACCTGAAACATCAGTTTAACATTTTAACCATCTTTATTATGTTGGGGTTGTATTTCCACAGACACTTGCAGCTGACCAAACTACTGACCCGCTACATGAGGGAGCCACCATTCAACAAACCTGATGAGTCCCACCGTAAGTGCTGAGGCTGTGATAAGTTTAACTGTAATGAACATTGTGTGACATTGAATTGTGTTTCTCTGTATAATTGTGTGTATgcgtgggtctctctctctgggtgtgtgtgtttgcgcgtgcATGCATCCAGTCCTTTACTACTGGACGTTATTCTTCCCATGTCTGATTGGAGGAGCTATTCTGATTATCGCAACAATGTTGGGGGGCTACGGAGGGATAACGTGCGCCGTCCTCTTCCCCTGGCTGGCCAGGAGTATATTTTCCCAGTTCCACCGCATGACGACCTACCAGAGGTATAGACACTGTGTATCTGCACTATACAGTAAATTAATCCATTGTATTGGTCTTTGTTCCATTACCTGTCCTATGTTGTGTTGCAGGTTGGCCAACCCCGTCTACCTAGGGACTGTGATAGCTGGATTGTTCCACTCTCTAGTCTGCTTCTACTATAGAATACTACCGCCTAATATCCTTTATATTACAGTGATAGTATATTACCTAATATCATGTACTGCCTAATTCTATTACAAAGTATATACTTTTCACATACATTGAATGCCTGATGAAGACTGTGGCTTTAACCAAATCAAATTGCAAATCTTGCTAGTGACTGTAGTTACTGGAGGTTGTGGTCAATTATTCTGTAGCTGAATTATGATAAATATTCTTTACACTGACTATCCATCATACATCATATGTATGTAGCCTACATctagtatatttaagcaataatgcaCGAGGGggtgtatatggccaatataccacggctaagggctgttcttctgCACGACGCAATGCAGAATGCCTTGattacagcccttagctgtggtatattggctgcATACCACAAACATCCAAGGGGCCTTATTGCtcttataaactggttaccaacgtaattacagcagtaaaataaatgttttgtcatactctTGGTATATGGTCtgttataccacggctgtcatccaatcagcattcagggctcgaaccacccagtttataatgttggttgAGTCTTAACCCACTGTGACGCTTGTGGGGTGATGGTGTCCTGGGTCATGTGTCGCTGGTCCAGTTCTCTGTGGTTCTGGTCTTGTTCTGGATGGTTCTAACCCAGGATCCTGGAGAGTTGGGACCGGGAGATGCAGATCCTCGCTACTCCTCCATAACAGACCTGCTGGAGAACAACCAGAATCCTCAGAGGTTCTGCATCTACTGTGAGGTGAGAAGAACCAGTCAATCAAATCTTTATTATGAGTTGAAACAGACAGAGGTTCTGTATCTACTGTAACATGAGGAGAGCAAGTTTAAGTTAGTGTTGCAGCTGAGAATTGAGTTGTGGCCAGTTTATCCTGCCCTCCTTTTGTCATGGTATTATAGTGGCGACTATAGTAAGTGTTGATTGGGCAATGCATGCTAAGTTGACTCGTCAATCCTCAATATTCTTGAACGAAACTGTGCACATCCACAGAGAACTACATTCCCTAAATGCTCATCAAAGAGCGCCTCGATCCATTCAGCAGTTTTCTTTTACGAAGATAGGTTTATGGCATTCTGCCATTTCTAGTTAACTCAAATTTGGCATATTTATATATGATATGATTATAGAAAAGATTAGTATTTCTCACtgctattccctctctctccatctagttgTTCCAGCCAGACCATACTAAACACTGTAaattgtgtgatgtgtgtgtgagggattaCGACCACCACTGCCTGTTCCTGAACCGCTGTGTTGGCGGTGGCAATCACCGCCTCTTCATCATCTTTATCCTCTCCATGGCCACAGCACACTTCCTTTTCATTGCCGTGGCAACTTACCACCTGTATGTGGTCGTGGTGTCCCTCGAGGACCAGTCATTGGTTAGGGCAGTAGCTGCACAGTTCTGGGTGGTCTCCCTGACGATAATGAACGTTCTGACAATCCTTTGGGAGGTGTGGTTGTTGACGGAACAGTTTGACGCCATCGCCATTGGGACTACCACCTACTTCAAACCTACCTGCGAGACTCGGCCACGGTCGCTAGGACAACGCTGGACAGCGGTGCTTACCTTCCTATTGGAGGGGAGGAGACGGTTAGATTATGGACTCACGGGGGACAAGATCTCCATAGACATTTAGATAATATGGACTCTAAAACCTATGGTGAAATGAAGAACAATGTATATTTTGTCAGTTTTCCATTCTTAAAACCAGCTGGATCTTCTAGCCTGtttgagctaaagcctaggcattaccTCGGGAAGCAAATACCGCTATTAAACATATAACAAGTGGTGTGTAGACCAGAATGAGTTCTAAGAGATCTTAACATTAGAGATAACATGTTACTTAGATTGTCTTTTGAGAGTGCGGTCGTAAACATGTCTGTTAAACATTATACTGGAACatacactgccgttcaaaagtttggggtcacatagaaatgtccttgtttttgaaagaaaagcacattttttttgtccatttaaataacatcaaattgatcagaagtacagtgttgacattgttaatattgtaaatgactattgtagctggaatggaatatctacataggcgtgcagagtcccattatcagcaaacatcactcctgtgttcccatgacacattgtgttagctaatccaagttgagcattttaaaaaggctaattgatcattagaaaacccttttgcaattatgttagcacagctgaaaactgttgtcctgattttaaagaagcaataaaactgtccttctatagactagttgagtatctggagcatcagcatttgtgggttcaattacaggctcaaaatggccagaaacaaagatctttcttctgaaactcgtcagtctattcttgttctgagaaattgaaggctattccatacgagaaattgccaagaaactgaagatctcgtacaacgctgtgtactactcccttcacagaacagtttaaactgtctctaaccagaatagaaagaggagtgggaggccccggtgttcaactgagcaagaggacaagtacattcgtgtgtctagtttgagaaacagacgcctcacaagtcctcaactgacagcttcattaaatagtacccacaaaacaccagtctcaacgtcaacagtgaagaggcgactccgggatgctggccttctgatAATGggcatatgtagatattccatataaagaaatcagccgtttccagctacaatagtcatttacaacattaacaatgtctacactgtatttctgatcaatttgatgttatattaatgaacaaaacaaaattttctttcaaaaacaaggacatttctaagtgatcccaaacttttgaaaggtagtgtggGTATTGAAAAATGTATACTTTTAATATATAGACTATAGTAGAATGAATGTGGAAATCTTGCCAGCGAACAAACCAACATCAAACTCCTCACATAACACACTGACTTAACCCCTGTCTGTCTTGGTAAGCATTTCCTATGTATGCATTTGGAGCTAGTTCTCTGTTTTATGTGATGCTCTGAGCTATTTTAAAGCCAACAGTACTTATACAACGATGTAGCTAGTTTATGAATTTTGTGACTGATTTTGTCTGGCCTGTGAAGGATCCCACTATTTAACTAGTATGTCCTGTGGGGTCCATTCTCTGTTTCACATTTTAATGCACTGATGTATTTTAAAACTGTTTCATTGGAGATAACTGTTCACTTGAATTGTTACCTCAGTTTTTTTAATACTTCTCActggaacatttatttttaacttcGGTGTCATTGTTGttttaaataaaagttcaatatgATGCAATGATGGTGCTTGCCTTTGTTATTGGTGGTGTAAACCGTTGGTAAGTGACTAGTGTTAGCTTATAACTGCAATGTCATTTGGATAATTGCATGCCCTTTGAGCTAAAAAGGCATTAGCACTAGGCACTAACgtaagtcttcaggtctcaggcaacgTTACTTATTAGGCGAGAGGGGTTCACTGTGTGAAACATCCTTCGTGACACGTGTTATCATTAGATACCTCTCGTTACCTCTCTGACCTGCTCCTTTATAGCAAAACCACATCCAGTCATCTGCCATTACTATCACTGATTTCCTCAATATCCCACAGGGACATACCATAATACTACTAGATTACAGAGGATGAGGATTCAGTTGTCATCTCAGCCAGGTATGGTTGGGTAATGTATGTATCTGAGCAGTTTAGTCTTTTATGTCACATCATTTTATTGAATGTCCTC encodes the following:
- the LOC112252334 gene encoding palmitoyltransferase akr1 yields the protein MLPMPSVDGDIFDCVQRGNVEHCAHIIQHDRSILKEKGWGGFSPLHFACLHGNRAMVDMLLSNGADPNLTCDAGMTAFHFACRHGNVYVMHQMMQHGADLRMVDHQGKTALHHGVCGGNIVAMQYLWETGLFRWCDGDMYHVTPLHLAADTGNTEVVRYLLRGKRCMVETVDEDGLTAVHVAAERGCVEVCWTLLQRSGFRMLHLKTYSGHTPLDLCRQGKTFRHLQLTKLLTRYMREPPFNKPDESHLLYYWTLFFPCLIGGAILIIATMLGGYGGITCAVLFPWLARSIFSQFHRMTTYQRLANPVYLGTVIAGLFHSLVCFYYRILPPSLWGDGVLGHVSLVQFSVVLVLFWMVLTQDPGELGPGDADPRYSSITDLLENNQNPQRFCIYCELFQPDHTKHCKLCDVCVRDYDHHCLFLNRCVGGGNHRLFIIFILSMATAHFLFIAVATYHLYVVVVSLEDQSLVRAVAAQFWVVSLTIMNVLTILWEVWLLTEQFDAIAIGTTTYFKPTCETRPRSLGQRWTAVLTFLLEGRRRLDYGLTGDKISIDI